A stretch of Microbacterium sp. LWH3-1.2 DNA encodes these proteins:
- a CDS encoding MFS transporter, with product MPETGSEPAVDLAPTAEEIARVQRRTVWVLSGGQVLGGLAFGATLSLGAVLAAELSGEDAFSGLAAAAVTFGTALTAVPLAAIAHRRGRRRSLTTGMAVALIGVGLVILAVALRSFPVLLGGFLIIGSGQAANLQSRFAAADLATDASRGRDLSIVVWATTVGAVLGPNLTGPGEVIGGAIGMPPLTGAYLFTVIAQGLAIILYLVAMRPDPLLLAQRVVASAKAGSRAIAKADSPVAARYAIFAVAAAHGTMVSVMAMTPVHLAHLTHEASEAATLSIIGLTISLHIAGMYVLSPVFGILADKAGRVPTILIGQVLLAAALLTASFGQASTTAVTVALVLLGLGWSATTVAGSTLLTESSSEALRTRRQGISDFTMSIVGGVGAIAAGALLGWIGYGGLALVVLVLVAASVLLSPLGWRASAARASDTASGA from the coding sequence CATTCGGTGCGACGCTGTCGCTCGGCGCTGTGCTCGCGGCCGAGCTGTCGGGCGAGGACGCGTTCTCCGGCCTGGCAGCGGCAGCGGTCACGTTCGGCACGGCGCTCACGGCCGTGCCGCTGGCGGCGATCGCCCACCGCCGCGGTCGCCGGCGCTCGCTCACGACCGGTATGGCGGTCGCGCTCATCGGCGTCGGCCTCGTCATCCTCGCCGTCGCCCTGCGGTCGTTTCCGGTGCTGCTCGGCGGCTTCCTCATCATCGGCTCGGGTCAGGCCGCGAATCTGCAGTCCCGCTTCGCCGCGGCGGATCTGGCGACGGATGCCTCGCGTGGGCGCGATCTGTCGATCGTGGTGTGGGCCACCACTGTGGGCGCGGTCCTCGGCCCCAACCTCACCGGCCCCGGCGAGGTGATCGGCGGGGCGATCGGAATGCCCCCGCTGACGGGAGCGTACCTGTTCACCGTCATCGCGCAGGGGCTCGCCATCATCCTGTATCTGGTCGCGATGCGTCCCGATCCGCTACTGCTCGCGCAGCGCGTGGTGGCCTCCGCGAAGGCGGGAAGCCGCGCGATCGCCAAGGCGGATAGTCCGGTGGCCGCTCGGTACGCGATCTTCGCGGTCGCCGCGGCGCACGGCACGATGGTGTCGGTCATGGCGATGACGCCCGTGCACCTGGCGCATCTGACGCACGAGGCGTCGGAGGCGGCGACGCTGTCGATCATCGGCCTCACGATCAGCCTGCACATCGCCGGCATGTACGTGCTGTCACCGGTCTTCGGCATCCTCGCCGACAAGGCGGGTCGAGTTCCCACGATCCTCATCGGACAGGTGCTGCTAGCCGCTGCGCTGCTGACTGCGTCGTTCGGTCAGGCGTCGACCACGGCGGTCACCGTCGCCCTCGTTCTGCTCGGCCTCGGCTGGAGCGCCACGACGGTCGCCGGGTCCACGCTGCTGACCGAATCCTCGTCAGAGGCGCTGCGGACCAGGCGCCAGGGCATCAGCGACTTCACCATGAGCATCGTCGGCGGCGTCGGCGCGATCGCCGCCGGCGCGCTGCTGGGCTGGATCGGCTACGGCGGCCTCGCCCTTGTCGTCCTGGTGCTCGTCGCCGCGTCGGTGCTGCTCTCGCCGCTCGGTTGGCGGGCGTCGGCCGCGAGGGCATCGGACACCGCGTCGGGTGCCTGA